Proteins encoded in a region of the Gulosibacter sediminis genome:
- a CDS encoding DHA2 family efflux MFS transporter permease subunit — protein MPAASAISAFVMILNETVLTVALPSLMADFSISSLTAGWFTTGFLLTMAICVPLIGYLMQRFNRKTLFLVAIVLFGIGTLVAALATNFETMLIARVVQALGTAVIMPLLMTTTLQRVPAEHRGSIMGLNTVVISVAPAIGPTLAGLVIDAFTWHALFWGMAMFALLSLVGGVIALPAGKGQPDGRLDVVSILLSVVGFGGFVYGVSGISEIGNGDFVPVIALVVGLSALSVFAMRQQSLERQHAAPLLNLAPLKDGVFVRSLLIIGITFAAMLGSVVVLPVYLENGLGLSTAAVGLSLLPGGLTQAIIAPIAGRIYDRQGPAVLVIPGALLLTAGQWGLATVGASTEAWFVILCHCVFSAGMALIISALLTHSRGSLPRDMYGHGSAILNTWQQLAGAIGTALFLTAFGIAQTAFGDVADAGRYPFIIGGVLTLIAVGLAVTIRKHPEATA, from the coding sequence ATGCCCGCCGCTTCGGCGATCTCGGCGTTCGTCATGATCCTCAACGAGACGGTGCTCACCGTTGCGCTGCCGTCGCTCATGGCCGACTTCTCGATCTCGTCGCTCACCGCCGGTTGGTTCACCACGGGGTTCCTGCTCACCATGGCCATCTGCGTTCCGCTCATCGGCTACCTGATGCAGCGGTTCAACAGGAAGACGCTCTTCCTCGTCGCCATCGTGCTCTTCGGCATCGGCACCCTTGTCGCGGCGCTCGCGACGAACTTCGAGACGATGCTCATCGCCCGCGTCGTGCAGGCGCTCGGCACCGCGGTGATCATGCCGCTGCTCATGACCACCACCCTGCAGCGCGTTCCGGCTGAGCACCGCGGCTCGATCATGGGCCTCAACACCGTCGTCATCTCGGTCGCCCCGGCGATCGGCCCCACCCTCGCGGGCCTCGTCATCGACGCGTTCACCTGGCACGCGCTGTTCTGGGGCATGGCGATGTTCGCCCTGCTCTCGCTCGTCGGCGGCGTCATTGCGCTGCCCGCCGGTAAGGGCCAACCCGACGGCCGCCTCGACGTCGTGTCAATCCTGCTCTCGGTCGTCGGCTTCGGCGGCTTCGTCTATGGCGTCTCGGGCATCTCGGAGATCGGCAACGGCGACTTCGTGCCGGTCATCGCCCTCGTTGTCGGCCTCTCGGCCCTGAGCGTCTTCGCGATGCGACAGCAATCGCTCGAGCGCCAGCATGCGGCGCCACTGCTCAACCTTGCCCCGCTCAAGGACGGCGTGTTCGTGCGCAGCCTGCTCATTATCGGCATCACCTTCGCCGCGATGCTCGGCTCGGTCGTTGTGCTGCCGGTCTACCTTGAGAATGGGCTCGGCCTGAGCACCGCGGCGGTCGGCCTCTCGCTGCTGCCGGGCGGTCTCACGCAGGCGATCATCGCGCCGATCGCCGGCCGCATCTACGACCGCCAGGGCCCCGCCGTGCTTGTGATTCCCGGCGCGCTCTTGCTCACCGCCGGGCAGTGGGGCCTCGCTACCGTCGGCGCCAGCACCGAGGCGTGGTTCGTCATCCTCTGCCACTGCGTCTTCAGCGCGGGCATGGCCCTCATCATCTCGGCGCTGCTGACGCACTCGCGCGGCTCGCTGCCGCGCGACATGTACGGCCACGGTTCGGCGATCCTCAACACGTGGCAGCAACTCGCCGGCGCCATCGGTACGGCGCTGTTCCTCACCGCGTTCGGTATCGCACAGACTGCCTTCGGCGACGTGGCTGACGCGGGCCGCTACCCGTTCATCATCGGCGGCGTACTTACGCTGATCGCGGTCGGGCTCGCGGTGACGATCCGCAAGCATCCCGAGGCGACGGCCTAG
- a CDS encoding alpha/beta fold hydrolase gives MTSPTCVEFIHAGPQSPRVWDPVIAQLPASIDAVAQTIPGISAPAPDGFSLDAAARWVLDDLADRTDEEGVLVGISVGALIAIRAAALEPWLVKGLVLSAPFARSPRALLKMQRTISSALPERYLAGPTIEEGGSGITKQDLLSVLDGMSGLDLRPELYRIQCPALVLVGGNDRANHKGSGEVVESMQDAQLQIVPGEGHLWNETNPQRFAAAVSGWVESL, from the coding sequence ATGACCTCTCCTACCTGCGTCGAATTCATTCATGCCGGACCGCAGTCGCCGCGAGTGTGGGATCCGGTGATCGCGCAGCTCCCCGCATCCATCGATGCGGTGGCCCAGACCATCCCCGGCATCAGCGCGCCGGCACCCGACGGTTTCTCGCTCGACGCGGCCGCGCGGTGGGTGCTCGACGACCTCGCCGACCGCACCGACGAGGAGGGCGTGCTCGTCGGCATCTCGGTGGGGGCGCTCATAGCGATCCGCGCCGCCGCGCTCGAGCCCTGGCTGGTGAAGGGCCTCGTGCTCTCCGCGCCGTTCGCGCGCTCGCCCCGGGCGCTGCTGAAGATGCAGCGCACGATCTCGAGCGCCCTGCCCGAGCGCTACCTCGCGGGCCCGACGATCGAGGAGGGTGGCTCGGGCATTACGAAGCAGGACCTATTGTCGGTGCTCGACGGCATGTCGGGCCTCGACCTGCGGCCTGAGCTTTACCGCATCCAGTGCCCCGCCCTTGTACTCGTCGGCGGCAACGACCGCGCGAACCACAAGGGCTCGGGTGAGGTCGTCGAGTCGATGCAGGATGCGCAGCTGCAGATTGTGCCCGGCGAGGGCCATCTCTGGAACGAGACGAACCCGCAACGCTTCGCGGCCGCGGTGAGCGGTTGGGTCGAGTCGCTCTAG
- a CDS encoding DMT family transporter — translation MAVGICSATQARVNGSLGASIASGVHAATISFLVGLLVLILITLLVPSAKRGLGSVVRAVRTRHLPWYGLGGGVLGAVFVLAQGVAVPTLGVAMFMTSMVLGQLLGSLLVDATGFLGAPKRNLSVFRVAGAILTGIAVVVIGLGTELTLAALPLLVLGVFAGACVSLQMAVTGLVNVHSGEAVAPGLINFFVGAVVLALAAVLAQAAGWVAPAPLPGADEWYLYVGGALGVLYLIVVAAVVRHLGVFLLTLSVVAGQLIGALLFDLAAGHVSILVLVGVPLAFLGIVVANLSTFRRPGN, via the coding sequence GTGGCTGTCGGAATCTGCAGTGCGACCCAGGCGCGCGTGAACGGCTCGCTCGGCGCGTCGATCGCCTCCGGCGTGCACGCGGCGACAATTTCCTTCCTCGTCGGGCTGCTCGTGCTCATCCTCATCACGCTGCTCGTGCCGAGCGCGAAGCGGGGCCTTGGCTCCGTCGTCAGGGCGGTGCGCACACGCCATCTGCCCTGGTACGGCCTCGGCGGAGGCGTGCTCGGCGCCGTGTTCGTGCTCGCGCAGGGCGTCGCAGTGCCGACGCTCGGCGTCGCGATGTTCATGACCTCGATGGTGCTCGGGCAGCTGCTCGGCTCGCTGCTCGTTGACGCTACGGGCTTCCTCGGCGCTCCGAAGCGCAACCTCTCGGTGTTCCGTGTCGCCGGAGCCATCCTGACCGGCATCGCGGTCGTGGTGATTGGCCTCGGCACCGAACTCACCCTGGCGGCGCTGCCGCTCCTCGTGCTCGGCGTGTTCGCGGGGGCCTGTGTCTCGCTGCAGATGGCCGTCACCGGCCTCGTCAACGTGCACTCCGGCGAGGCGGTCGCACCCGGCCTCATTAACTTCTTCGTCGGCGCCGTGGTGCTCGCGCTCGCGGCGGTGCTCGCGCAGGCCGCCGGATGGGTCGCTCCAGCACCGCTGCCTGGCGCCGACGAGTGGTACCTCTATGTCGGCGGCGCCCTCGGCGTGCTCTACCTCATCGTCGTGGCGGCGGTGGTGCGCCACCTCGGCGTCTTCCTGCTCACGCTCTCGGTCGTCGCGGGCCAGCTCATCGGCGCGCTGCTGTTTGACCTCGCGGCCGGCCACGTCAGCATCCTCGTGCTCGTCGGGGTGCCGCTCGCCTTCTTGGGGATCGTGGTGGCCAACCTCAGCACGTTCCGTCGACCGGGTAACTAG
- a CDS encoding D-alanyl-D-alanine carboxypeptidase, with protein MTISFPNDFGCRWSVLVRDIDTGEELLSHTPDRVLSTASIGKVFLLHRLLREVDEGTRSLDEVVARRPSEKIGGSGIWQLLQQPTLSLYDLGALIGAVSDNFATNTLARVVGLDAVTEHTRALGYKRSRLNDIIRWPIPPGMAPRLSEGNASELVDFVARVQRGDDLSAASADVLRGWFGAGMDLSMVGSVFDLDGPDHNTFDNGVWFWNKTGTVSTVRADIGVVMSPTRRIAFAVLAQWDRGEDARGPVLETMAEIGLLIGDALGWVDPRPKRRELHASAPLAAPVAAPSLERIRAAAADARLRDARYLVIDAASGEELLARKPDEPTPTASVMKTVTGTAALHVLGPEHRIPTRVLTGREPGEIVLVGGGDVTLSRVPSGQPTFYPHPAHLDELAAAVRERIGEVTRVVLDDRLFAGAEWHASWDVEGRSPEGYIPFISALQVDGDRDDPVLDDSPRTDDPVARVAKHFSALLGGPEVRRARADEEFPGEELARVESAPVEQLVREILRSSDNALSEALGKLVAIARGGDASFASVHRELTAVAAELGLDVATANIVDGSGLSDENRVTPRTIAALLRRGHRGDGAAGLMAERLMRTGSTMAANRFVGANRVVGDAVAAKTGFINSVHSLAGVVRTVGGRELVFAVFGCDLERPVEPATRQAVDDFVTRLHLDGDALR; from the coding sequence ATGACCATCAGTTTTCCCAACGACTTCGGCTGCCGCTGGTCGGTGCTCGTGCGCGACATCGACACGGGCGAGGAGCTGCTGAGCCACACGCCCGACCGCGTGCTCAGCACCGCGAGCATCGGCAAGGTGTTTCTCTTGCATCGCCTGCTCCGCGAGGTCGACGAGGGCACGCGTTCGCTCGACGAGGTCGTCGCGCGCCGGCCGAGCGAGAAGATTGGCGGCTCGGGCATCTGGCAGCTGCTGCAACAGCCGACGCTCTCGCTCTACGACCTCGGCGCGCTCATCGGTGCCGTGAGCGACAATTTCGCGACGAACACGCTCGCGCGGGTCGTGGGGTTGGATGCGGTGACCGAGCACACCCGCGCGCTCGGTTACAAACGCTCGCGGCTCAACGACATCATTCGCTGGCCCATTCCGCCCGGCATGGCGCCGCGCCTCTCGGAGGGCAACGCGAGTGAGCTCGTCGACTTCGTCGCGCGCGTGCAACGCGGCGACGACCTCTCGGCGGCGTCGGCGGATGTGCTGCGCGGTTGGTTCGGCGCGGGCATGGACCTCTCGATGGTCGGTTCGGTGTTCGACCTCGACGGACCCGACCACAACACCTTCGACAATGGCGTGTGGTTTTGGAACAAGACCGGCACCGTGTCGACGGTGCGCGCCGACATCGGCGTCGTCATGTCACCGACCCGGCGCATTGCCTTCGCCGTGCTGGCACAGTGGGATCGGGGCGAGGACGCCCGCGGCCCCGTGCTCGAGACGATGGCCGAGATCGGCCTCCTCATCGGCGACGCGCTCGGCTGGGTCGACCCGCGGCCGAAGCGCCGCGAACTGCACGCGAGCGCACCTCTGGCTGCCCCTGTCGCCGCTCCCTCGCTCGAGCGCATCCGGGCGGCCGCCGCCGACGCCCGGCTGCGGGATGCGCGCTACCTCGTCATCGACGCCGCCTCAGGTGAGGAGCTCCTCGCCCGCAAGCCTGACGAGCCGACGCCCACCGCGAGCGTCATGAAGACGGTCACCGGCACCGCCGCGCTGCACGTGCTCGGGCCGGAGCACCGCATCCCGACGCGCGTGCTCACCGGGCGCGAGCCAGGGGAGATCGTGCTCGTGGGCGGCGGCGATGTCACCCTCAGCCGCGTGCCGAGCGGCCAACCGACGTTCTATCCGCACCCCGCGCACCTCGACGAGCTCGCCGCCGCGGTCCGCGAGCGCATCGGCGAAGTGACCCGCGTCGTGCTCGATGATCGCCTCTTCGCTGGCGCCGAGTGGCATGCGTCATGGGACGTCGAGGGGCGCTCACCCGAAGGCTATATCCCGTTTATCTCCGCCCTCCAGGTCGATGGCGACCGCGACGATCCGGTGCTCGACGACAGCCCTCGCACCGACGACCCCGTCGCGCGCGTCGCCAAACACTTCTCGGCGCTGCTCGGCGGCCCCGAGGTGCGTCGGGCCCGAGCCGACGAGGAGTTCCCCGGCGAAGAGCTTGCCCGGGTCGAGTCGGCCCCGGTGGAACAGCTCGTGCGCGAGATTCTCCGCTCAAGCGACAATGCCCTGTCGGAGGCGCTCGGCAAGCTCGTCGCCATCGCCCGCGGCGGTGACGCCTCGTTCGCCTCGGTGCATCGCGAGCTCACGGCCGTCGCGGCCGAACTCGGGCTCGACGTTGCAACGGCAAACATCGTTGACGGCTCGGGACTCAGCGACGAAAACCGCGTGACACCCCGCACGATCGCCGCGCTATTGCGGCGCGGTCACCGCGGCGACGGCGCGGCCGGGCTCATGGCCGAACGGCTCATGCGCACTGGCAGCACCATGGCGGCGAACCGCTTCGTCGGCGCGAACCGGGTCGTCGGTGACGCCGTGGCGGCGAAGACCGGGTTCATTAACTCCGTGCACTCCCTCGCCGGCGTGGTGCGCACGGTCGGCGGTCGCGAACTCGTGTTCGCGGTGTTCGGCTGCGACCTCGAGCGGCCGGTCGAGCCCGCCACGAGGCAGGCCGTTGACGATTTCGTCACGCGGCTGCACCTCGACGGGGATGCGCTGCGCTAG
- a CDS encoding serine hydrolase yields MTFTLPPLRPEVRWSIRIVELDSNEVLLEHEPDAQLKTASVGKIFLLVEVARRLFDGTLRADARIEIPDAHRVADSGILYRFVDPQIAVADAGLLVAAFSDNLATNALIHLCGLERVRAVAGELGLRNTGLLDYIRDERGPEHPWTPSFGTARELADVMRRLDRGEIVSREVSRQVLDWLGSDADTSMLADALLLDPLAHLGPEYQGMVLRHKTGSIETARIDVGVLRGPRTGVAYAVGANWAVGDKRATTIDTMRELGEQIRRHVTGLARDEEGDA; encoded by the coding sequence GTGACCTTCACGCTGCCGCCGCTGCGGCCCGAGGTGCGCTGGAGCATCCGCATCGTCGAGCTCGACAGCAACGAAGTGCTGCTCGAACACGAGCCGGATGCCCAGCTCAAGACCGCGAGCGTCGGCAAGATTTTCCTGCTGGTCGAGGTCGCGCGGCGGCTGTTCGACGGCACGCTGCGGGCGGATGCGCGCATCGAGATTCCCGACGCCCATCGAGTGGCCGACTCGGGCATCCTCTACCGCTTCGTCGACCCGCAGATTGCGGTCGCCGACGCCGGGCTGCTCGTGGCCGCGTTCAGCGACAACCTCGCGACCAACGCGCTGATTCACCTCTGCGGGCTCGAGCGCGTGCGCGCCGTCGCCGGCGAGCTCGGCCTGCGCAACACGGGGCTGCTCGACTACATCCGCGACGAACGCGGCCCCGAGCATCCGTGGACACCGTCGTTCGGCACCGCTCGCGAACTCGCCGACGTTATGCGCCGGCTCGACCGCGGCGAGATCGTCTCGCGCGAAGTGTCGCGGCAGGTGCTCGACTGGCTTGGCTCCGACGCCGACACCTCGATGCTCGCCGACGCCCTGCTGCTCGACCCGCTCGCGCACCTCGGCCCCGAGTATCAGGGCATGGTGCTGCGGCACAAAACCGGCAGCATCGAGACCGCGCGCATCGACGTCGGCGTGCTACGAGGGCCGCGGACGGGCGTGGCCTACGCGGTCGGCGCCAACTGGGCGGTCGGCGACAAGCGGGCCACCACCATCGACACCATGCGCGAGCTCGGCGAGCAGATTCGCCGCCATGTCACAGGGCTCGCGCGCGACGAAGAGGGCGACGCATGA
- a CDS encoding ATP-binding cassette domain-containing protein has product MPDLLFEDVSIVYRTSGRNDRGEVHAVKNVTLELPSGSTLGIAGESGSGKSTLVMSVLRLLPKTSKLTGRVLIGDTDLAELNFGQLRALRWAEASIIFQGAMHSLNPVRTVGQQIIEALELHITDSWKTEAARKQRVAQLLADVDLPAEKAQAYPHELSGGQRQRVMIAMALACEPDIIIADEPTTALDVIVQEQILTMISNLVAERGISLLMISHDLSVLATACERIAVMRGGELVEVGPSQQICLEPREPYTRKLASAFPAIGDPDSRLRPVTRHAEADEPADAGVAADAPVLLDAKHVGVTYRTGGRLVRAVRDVDLQVRRGEILALVGQSGSGKSSLARTLIGLQPADAGSSIQFNGAPLPTRGRALREFHNQVQLVLQDPSAALNPKMSVYESVAEGLRIQRFAGDEMERVHQSLIDAELSPPEQFFNAIPQELSGGQRQRVVIAGALALGPEMLIADEPVASLDASVRGEILGLLLSLRRRLGLAALVITHDLGLAWNIADTVAVMYHGEIVEHGPTEQVLLNPQHEYTQTLLDAAPSIRPVADGV; this is encoded by the coding sequence ATGCCCGACCTGCTGTTTGAAGACGTCTCGATCGTCTACCGCACCTCGGGCCGCAACGACCGCGGCGAGGTGCACGCCGTGAAGAACGTGACGCTCGAGCTGCCCTCGGGCTCGACCCTCGGCATCGCGGGAGAGTCGGGTTCAGGCAAGTCGACGCTCGTCATGAGCGTGCTGCGGCTGCTGCCGAAGACCTCGAAGCTCACGGGCCGGGTGCTGATCGGCGACACCGACCTCGCCGAGCTCAACTTCGGCCAGCTGCGCGCGCTGCGCTGGGCTGAAGCGTCGATCATCTTCCAGGGCGCGATGCACTCGCTCAACCCGGTGCGCACCGTCGGGCAGCAGATCATCGAGGCGCTCGAACTGCACATCACAGATTCGTGGAAGACCGAAGCGGCCCGCAAGCAGCGCGTGGCGCAGCTGCTCGCCGACGTCGATCTGCCGGCCGAAAAGGCGCAGGCGTATCCGCACGAGCTCTCTGGCGGTCAGCGGCAGCGCGTCATGATCGCGATGGCGCTCGCCTGCGAACCCGACATCATCATCGCCGACGAGCCGACGACGGCGCTCGACGTGATCGTGCAGGAACAGATCCTCACGATGATCTCGAACCTCGTCGCCGAGCGCGGCATCTCGCTGCTCATGATCAGCCACGATCTCTCGGTGCTCGCGACGGCGTGCGAGCGCATCGCGGTGATGCGCGGCGGCGAGCTGGTCGAAGTCGGTCCGTCGCAGCAAATCTGCCTCGAACCGCGCGAGCCGTACACGCGCAAGCTCGCGAGCGCGTTCCCGGCGATCGGCGACCCCGATTCGCGCCTGCGGCCGGTCACCCGGCACGCCGAGGCCGATGAACCGGCCGATGCGGGGGTCGCGGCAGACGCCCCGGTGTTGCTCGACGCGAAGCACGTTGGCGTGACCTATCGCACGGGCGGGCGGCTCGTGCGCGCGGTGCGCGATGTCGACCTGCAGGTGCGTCGCGGCGAGATCCTCGCGCTCGTTGGCCAATCGGGCTCGGGCAAGTCCTCGCTCGCCCGCACGCTCATCGGGCTGCAGCCCGCCGACGCCGGGTCGAGCATCCAGTTCAATGGAGCACCATTGCCGACGCGGGGGCGGGCGCTGCGCGAATTCCACAACCAGGTGCAGCTCGTGCTGCAAGACCCCTCGGCGGCGCTCAATCCGAAGATGAGCGTCTACGAGTCAGTCGCCGAGGGCCTGCGCATCCAGCGCTTCGCGGGCGACGAGATGGAGCGCGTGCATCAGAGCCTGATCGATGCCGAACTCTCGCCACCCGAACAGTTCTTCAACGCGATTCCGCAGGAACTCTCCGGCGGGCAGCGACAGCGCGTCGTGATCGCCGGAGCGCTCGCGCTTGGGCCCGAAATGCTCATCGCCGACGAGCCCGTCGCCTCCCTCGACGCCTCCGTGCGCGGCGAGATTCTCGGCCTGCTGCTCTCGCTGCGGCGCCGCCTCGGCCTCGCTGCGCTCGTCATCACGCACGACCTCGGGCTCGCCTGGAACATCGCCGACACGGTCGCCGTCATGTATCACGGTGAGATCGTCGAGCACGGGCCAACCGAGCAGGTGTTGCTCAACCCGCAGCACGAGTACACGCAGACGCTGCTCGATGCCGCCCCGAGCATCCGCCCCGTCGCCGATGGGGTGTAA
- a CDS encoding ABC transporter permease: MTITATRSPGQMARARQWKSFSQFCRDFSAYKAGMFGFVFLVIVGAIALIAPIIAPDWMLDVTKIGTPDRFAPPSAEHLLGTDNQGRELWVRMVWGARSSLAVGIAATAMSMIIGTIVGMAAGHFRGWFGGLMMRIIDFFLVLPSLILAIVLSSVLERGTLTIIIAIGLTSWAGTARVVRAQTLAVESRDYIERSRALGAGHWHLMLKHLLPGVLPLVLANTTLTIGSAIIAESTLAFLGLGDPLTQSWGTILKNATDASSASNGYWWYILIPGLAIVLVVLAFTLIGRAVENILNPTLRKR; this comes from the coding sequence ATGACCATCACGGCAACCCGCTCCCCCGGCCAGATGGCCCGGGCCCGGCAGTGGAAATCGTTCTCGCAGTTCTGCCGCGACTTCTCGGCCTACAAGGCCGGCATGTTCGGCTTCGTGTTCCTCGTCATCGTCGGCGCCATCGCCCTCATCGCGCCGATCATCGCGCCCGACTGGATGCTCGACGTCACGAAGATCGGCACCCCCGACCGCTTCGCGCCACCTTCGGCCGAGCACCTGCTCGGCACCGACAACCAGGGCCGCGAGCTCTGGGTGCGCATGGTCTGGGGCGCACGCTCCTCCCTCGCCGTCGGCATCGCCGCAACCGCGATGTCGATGATCATCGGCACGATCGTCGGCATGGCCGCGGGTCACTTCCGCGGCTGGTTCGGCGGCCTGATGATGCGCATCATCGACTTCTTCCTCGTGCTGCCCTCGCTGATCCTCGCGATCGTGCTCTCGTCGGTGCTTGAACGCGGCACGCTCACGATCATCATCGCGATCGGCCTCACCTCGTGGGCCGGCACCGCCCGCGTCGTGCGCGCCCAGACCCTCGCAGTCGAGTCGCGCGACTACATCGAACGCTCGCGCGCCCTCGGCGCCGGCCACTGGCACCTCATGCTGAAGCACCTGCTGCCGGGCGTGCTGCCGCTCGTGCTCGCGAACACCACCCTCACGATCGGCTCGGCGATCATCGCCGAATCGACCCTTGCGTTCCTCGGCCTCGGCGACCCGCTCACGCAGTCGTGGGGCACGATCCTCAAGAACGCGACCGACGCATCCAGTGCCTCGAACGGCTACTGGTGGTACATCCTCATTCCCGGCCTTGCGATCGTGCTCGTCGTGCTCGCGTTCACGCTCATCGGTCGCGCCGTAGAGAACATCCTCAACCCGACGCTAAGGAAGCGCTGA
- a CDS encoding ABC transporter permease produces MSNAVPPSTSAIQTTAQAEEPQRDSSFWRYLGAKLGGAAISLVMVVLLGFFAFKLLPGDPVAKIARERPMSAEQIETLREQYGLNKPLFQQFFDFIGNVFTLNFGESYVYRRPVSELIGQYFWPTILLTGTAAILAIALGLWLGQRSAWRHGGMFDKIASGVSLVFWSVPTFWLGLILLMVFGGTLRWFPTGGMRSPGAPTDPLGLTLDVIAHMVLPVLTMVAVVFAQYLMVMRSSLIEEMNADYLTTARAKGLREDLVRERHAVPNALLPTVTLVFMHIGGLIAGAVTVETVFSWPGLGKLTFEAIQGPDLPLLQGTFVVFSAIIIVMNLLADLIYRQLDPRVRRA; encoded by the coding sequence ATGTCGAATGCAGTACCACCGTCAACATCCGCTATTCAAACCACCGCGCAGGCGGAGGAACCGCAACGCGATTCCTCGTTCTGGCGCTACCTCGGCGCCAAGCTTGGCGGGGCGGCGATCAGCCTCGTGATGGTGGTATTGCTCGGCTTCTTCGCCTTTAAGCTGCTCCCGGGCGACCCTGTCGCCAAGATCGCCCGGGAGCGGCCCATGTCGGCCGAGCAGATCGAGACGCTGCGCGAGCAGTACGGCCTGAACAAGCCGCTGTTCCAGCAGTTCTTCGACTTCATCGGCAACGTCTTCACCCTCAACTTCGGCGAGAGCTACGTCTATCGTCGGCCGGTTTCCGAGCTCATCGGGCAGTACTTCTGGCCGACGATCCTGCTCACCGGCACCGCCGCGATCCTCGCGATCGCCCTCGGGCTCTGGCTCGGCCAGCGCTCGGCGTGGCGGCACGGCGGGATGTTCGACAAGATCGCCTCGGGCGTCTCGCTCGTGTTCTGGTCGGTGCCAACGTTCTGGCTCGGCCTGATCCTGCTCATGGTCTTTGGCGGCACCCTGCGCTGGTTCCCGACGGGCGGCATGCGCTCGCCCGGGGCACCCACTGATCCGCTCGGGCTCACGCTCGACGTCATCGCACACATGGTGCTGCCGGTGCTCACGATGGTCGCAGTGGTGTTCGCGCAGTACCTCATGGTCATGCGCTCCTCGCTCATCGAGGAGATGAACGCCGACTACCTGACGACCGCCCGCGCGAAGGGCCTGCGCGAGGATCTCGTGCGCGAGCGCCACGCCGTGCCGAACGCGCTGCTGCCCACCGTGACCCTCGTGTTCATGCACATCGGCGGTCTCATCGCCGGCGCGGTCACGGTCGAAACGGTGTTCTCGTGGCCGGGCCTCGGCAAGCTCACCTTCGAGGCCATCCAGGGCCCCGACCTCCCGCTGCTGCAGGGCACGTTCGTCGTGTTCTCGGCCATCATCATCGTCATGAATCTGCTGGCCGACCTCATCTACCGCCAGCTCGACCCCCGAGTGAGGCGCGCATGA